A region from the uncultured Draconibacterium sp. genome encodes:
- a CDS encoding transketolase, with the protein MTERIDYLTGVATQLRRDVVNTIYYAGDGHPGPCMSIADILAVLYFDVMRLNSKDPKWVGRDRFILSKGHACPVYYAALARKGYLPPAELKTLRSLNSRLQGHPVQKLTPGVDATSGSLGHGLPQACGMALAARRRGDDTLTFVVTGDGELNEGLVWEAAMNIAKNKLCNLIAIVDYNGIQSGGTVEKISGLVNLTEKWNAFGWHAIDIDGHDIAALTTAFENAAKRGRASREERMGMEIIPDMPAPDPDKPIVFVAHTLKGKGVPYMEGNNAWHKRVPSDEEREEAMKILGGLDLE; encoded by the coding sequence CATCCCGGACCGTGTATGTCGATAGCCGATATTCTGGCTGTGCTTTATTTTGATGTGATGCGGCTTAACTCCAAAGATCCAAAATGGGTGGGGCGCGATCGTTTTATTTTGTCAAAAGGGCATGCCTGCCCCGTTTATTATGCAGCACTGGCCCGCAAAGGATACCTTCCCCCGGCTGAATTAAAAACTTTACGTTCGCTAAATTCCCGATTGCAGGGGCATCCGGTACAAAAACTTACCCCCGGTGTTGATGCCACATCGGGGTCGTTGGGCCACGGTTTGCCGCAGGCTTGCGGAATGGCACTGGCAGCACGCCGCAGGGGCGACGATACACTGACTTTTGTAGTAACCGGCGACGGTGAACTAAACGAAGGTCTGGTGTGGGAAGCTGCCATGAATATTGCCAAAAACAAATTGTGTAACCTGATTGCCATTGTTGATTATAACGGAATTCAGAGTGGAGGAACCGTTGAGAAAATTAGTGGACTGGTTAATTTAACTGAAAAATGGAATGCATTTGGCTGGCATGCCATTGATATTGATGGGCACGACATTGCGGCTTTAACAACAGCCTTTGAAAATGCAGCAAAACGTGGCAGGGCGTCGCGCGAAGAGCGAATGGGAATGGAAATCATTCCCGACATGCCGGCACCCGATCCCGATAAACCAATTGTTTTTGTTGCGCATACCCTGAAAGGGAAAGGAGTGCCCTACATGGAAGGAAATAATGCCTGGCATAAACGGGTGCCCAGTGATGAAGAACGTGAAGAAGCAATGAAAATTTTAGGAGGACTTGACCTTGAATAA
- a CDS encoding transketolase C-terminal domain-containing protein — MNKIESTRIGFMQGLDTLAEKDDRIMLVCADSLLAMRATDFVAKYPEQYVEIGIAEQNAAATSAGLALEGLIPFFATYAGFITMRACEQIRTFIAYPNLNVKLAGVNGGIAGGEREGTTHQFFEDIGILRTIPNMTIIVPADADQARQAAIAAAKIPGPVYLRLGSGRDPVVFEKNTPFVPGKINVLQNKGNDIALFGNGVLLPRLIEAAQILQTKGIGVTLVEVHTVKPIDVEGVIGVLKQCGAALTAEDHNIIGGLGSAIMETAAEHCPVPITRIGLRDKFPGSGLPHELLDYYEMAVNDIVNAAENTVKRK; from the coding sequence TTGAATAAAATAGAAAGTACACGAATAGGATTTATGCAGGGTTTAGATACGCTTGCTGAAAAAGACGACCGGATAATGTTGGTTTGTGCCGACAGTTTGCTGGCCATGCGCGCAACTGATTTTGTTGCAAAATATCCGGAACAGTATGTTGAAATTGGTATTGCCGAACAAAATGCTGCGGCAACCTCTGCCGGACTGGCCCTTGAAGGCTTAATACCGTTTTTTGCCACTTACGCCGGATTTATAACCATGCGTGCCTGTGAGCAAATCCGCACCTTTATTGCCTATCCTAACCTGAATGTGAAACTGGCTGGTGTAAACGGAGGAATTGCAGGAGGCGAACGTGAAGGAACGACCCATCAGTTTTTCGAAGATATTGGCATCTTACGCACCATTCCGAATATGACAATTATTGTGCCGGCAGATGCCGACCAGGCGCGACAAGCAGCCATTGCAGCTGCCAAAATACCGGGGCCGGTTTACCTGCGCCTTGGAAGTGGTCGCGACCCGGTGGTTTTTGAAAAAAATACACCCTTTGTTCCCGGAAAAATAAATGTGTTGCAAAACAAGGGAAATGATATTGCCTTGTTTGGTAACGGTGTGCTTTTGCCACGGTTAATAGAGGCAGCTCAAATACTTCAGACAAAAGGAATTGGTGTTACACTGGTTGAGGTGCATACCGTAAAACCAATTGATGTAGAGGGGGTTATTGGGGTTCTTAAACAATGTGGAGCCGCACTTACCGCTGAAGATCACAACATAATTGGCGGTTTGGGTAGCGCCATTATGGAAACAGCAGCAGAGCATTGTCCCGTGCCCATAACCCGAATAGGATTACGTGATAAATTTCCGGGCTCGGGTTTGCCGCACGAATTACTTGACTACTACGAAATGGCTGTTAACGACATTGTAAATGCGGCCGAAAATACCGTAAAAAGAAAATAA
- a CDS encoding pyridoxal phosphate-dependent aminotransferase — translation MLKLADQFKDGVTSSPIRRIMEMASPDNLVKMGLDPNDVISFAGGWVNHEAPEELRQEYIAIAKDRDLFHKTGAYSPSDGSPELKKALIDFNQQIFGAASKEENIIIGANSTQLAYSLFKVLLNPGDKIALLDPAYANYPEQIEMGVNCQMVCFPVFDEEKWAFVNDEQKLITDFEQFIEKEKPKLLLFSSPDNPTGTMVPDFFVKKALEITLKNDCFVAIDFAYNTFVYTTDQPEYFTYSVADYPNLVKLYSNSKWCRGLGRRLGWLEADENIIQALKVVQQCVVLCPDTIHQLTLANYINKGLKDGSLATYINRINEDYKSAAAFLCECINKYLSPRFTLPQGGLYSVVDVGMNGDEFVENVLKKTGVIFVPGGGFGDSLKNGIRISFGPLVYDKAKIEEGFQRVAKVVKKLSINSGS, via the coding sequence ATGTTGAAACTTGCAGATCAGTTTAAAGATGGAGTAACTTCGTCGCCAATACGAAGAATTATGGAGATGGCAAGCCCTGACAACCTTGTAAAAATGGGGCTCGATCCAAACGATGTTATTTCGTTTGCAGGAGGATGGGTAAATCACGAAGCTCCGGAAGAACTCAGACAGGAATATATTGCGATCGCAAAAGATCGCGATCTTTTTCATAAAACAGGTGCTTACAGCCCTTCAGATGGTAGCCCCGAACTTAAAAAAGCCTTAATCGATTTTAATCAGCAGATTTTTGGAGCAGCGTCAAAAGAAGAAAATATAATCATAGGTGCCAATTCTACCCAACTGGCCTACTCGCTGTTTAAGGTCTTACTCAACCCCGGCGATAAAATTGCGCTGCTCGATCCGGCCTATGCCAATTACCCCGAGCAGATAGAAATGGGAGTGAATTGCCAAATGGTTTGTTTTCCGGTTTTTGACGAAGAAAAATGGGCCTTTGTAAACGACGAACAAAAACTAATTACCGATTTCGAACAATTTATTGAAAAGGAAAAGCCCAAATTACTGCTGTTCTCCAGCCCGGATAATCCAACGGGCACAATGGTTCCCGATTTCTTTGTAAAAAAAGCACTTGAAATTACCCTTAAAAACGATTGTTTTGTGGCTATTGATTTTGCCTACAACACCTTTGTTTACACAACAGATCAGCCGGAGTATTTTACTTACTCGGTAGCCGATTATCCGAACCTTGTTAAATTGTACTCGAACTCGAAATGGTGCCGGGGACTGGGACGAAGGCTCGGTTGGCTCGAAGCTGACGAAAATATTATTCAGGCACTAAAAGTGGTTCAGCAATGTGTGGTGCTTTGCCCCGATACCATTCATCAGTTAACACTTGCCAATTACATTAATAAAGGATTAAAAGACGGGTCGCTTGCCACTTATATCAATAGAATAAATGAGGATTATAAAAGTGCAGCAGCATTTTTGTGTGAGTGTATCAATAAGTACCTGTCGCCAAGGTTTACCCTGCCACAGGGAGGTTTGTATTCTGTAGTTGATGTGGGAATGAACGGTGATGAGTTTGTGGAAAATGTTCTGAAAAAAACCGGAGTAATTTTTGTGCCCGGTGGAGGTTTTGGAGATTCACTAAAGAATGGAATCCGCATTTCGTTTGGCCCCTTGGTTTACGATAAGGCAAAAATTGAAGAAGGCTTTCAGCGGGTGGCAAAGGTAGTGAAGAAACTGAGTATAAATTCAGGTAGTTAA